The genomic DNA GAGCCTACAAGCCTACAGTATATCATCTTTTCAGTTCCATCCAGTCTTCAGTCAGCTGGTTTTGCCTGGGATCACTATGACTAAGCAGAATTAAGCTTTTGTCACGTGCTGTGTTTCACCATGTCTTTTGAAGATAAACCCTGAGGATCAGGCTACAGTAAATGCTAATTAGACTGAATATTATTGGTGGGTAATAGTGCGCTGCAAAAAGtgtcttaacaagtgttttagttttgtaatgaaaatttattttttcccctcccaaaTAACTTAATCTTAATCTTACGTTTTTTGAGTCagacaagtgaaattgtcttactCCATtggcaaattttattttattttattttattttattttattttattttagttatgtATTACATACTATGTTGGTTTTACTGTTGCTATATTCTGTGATCTTGTCTTATATTTATTgtgtcttaaatgtttttgtaatctcggctacattgaaaatgagggcctggccctcaattgtacctccaaaaattaaataaaggttatgatgaaatcctgaaatgagtaaaactgtCTCTCCTCATTGgcaatctttttgtcttatttcacaaaaaagtaatagaaataagattttataGTCTAAACATATGACTAAATACTTGTTAAGATTgacttattttgtgttttcgcagtgtagacattgggcctcattcacaaaacatatgtacaatcacatttgattgtaacagtgtaagaacatttccaagaacatttttgcattcatcattttttttcttatctgtatttgttcatggctgttccCTTATGCAAATCTCATGAACAGGATGGCGCATAAAATTTActaacagtcagcattcatcatctcatatgCTTGGGATATGCTcagaaacaaaggtctgcacatgtgtcatgaatctcatagTTTTTGTAGGaaaattttaaagaacaaaagtaagaataattcaAGAAagattttgtgaatgaggccaaTTGCGAGGATTAAGTAATATATGTTTAATTATTAGACACTAACACCCTTGTTTGATGACCAGCACTGAATACAAGTGCACCAACAGTTAAAACCcttcacttatccaacatgtaaaatgaatttagtttatttaatttgttatttattataaaagatatcgattattaattaaattgccaaattcattgaaaggcagagcaacctgttggatcaaAATTTTCCAAATGTACAATGCACTACCAGATTAAAATCAAGAGATTTATTAGCCAAAAAGAtagcagaatattccaaaaggCCAGAGATTAAGTGTAGAACACCTGGCCTAGATGtaggactcagatgcccactttcaactaaatattaaaaactggCTGCCAACTAAAAGAAAGGTGCACTTTTCATCTactgaaaaagaggagggggatgggacacccccctctcctggcctgtgtgtgcttgattaatgatgcAGGGGGAATCCAAGGAGTACAGATTTTTACCcttttatatgtattattattggttCGGGTCAATTTACAATATGACACATCTTTTTATGGTTATAGGGAATCTAATCTACTCCTAGTAAGCATTATGGTGACATTAAATATTAGTATTTTGACATGGGAGGGAGAGCTTTGGATATTATGGACAAGTTTGTGAGCCATGACATGGAGACACAAGATCAAGGGATAATTAAACCAAATTACAAAGTCAGCAGTGACACTTGGATTTCCGCTTTATTTTGGAATGACCTGTTCAGAATGTCCAACATAGTTCCTGTAAATGGTGAACTAGACGCCTGACAGTTTCCTGCCACTGGTTTAACTAGACTAAGTTAAGTGTTAACCTGATTATGCATAATCATCAAAACTAGGTtcaagaaagagagaaaagcactTTAAGACAGTACAAAAGCACATTCTCTCATGGTGTGCTTAGGTTTGTTATTGAAGCACACAATTAACTGAGTAAAATATGTGTTTGGAGCACTGTTTGTCAGCTTGTATGCATTAATAAGCAGGCTTTTTTCAGTGCATGGTTAACATTCCTacttaatttattatttcaggGAAATTGTGGTAAAACACAACCCAAAGTGACAGAGTTGGAGGATTTGgaggcacagaaacacacaacacaagcatAAAGAGGTCTGTTGAAATGACCTTTGTCCATGGCTTTTGTCTGCTAGTCTGTTATCTGTTGTCTGTTGTCACTCTGATTCAGCAATATGctgttcctttcatttttttcattaaagtgACAATATTCCACgataaaaaccaaacagaactagagacaggaaaataaaacagtgagaaGTATCCACCACTTTTTATTACACATTATCTAAATGGGTTTAATATTAAACAGCACTTTTACTAGTCAGTGTTGCCTTAGCCCTGATTTGTGGACGTAATGATAGTGACTCATTGCTGCCTGTGTTGTCTTATATTGGACAGTTTATGAGCACTGCTGTGGTTATAAATTGTGCTGAGACAGACTTTGTATCTATAGCAGAACACAAAGAGGCCACTTCTCAAAATGACCTTCACACTGAGACTATGTAGGTCaggtttatttcaaaatgaataaataaaaaaacaactttaggATCCATTTTACCACGAGTGTACTGAAgttaaaagaaattaattataatgtgaATATGAAATGTATAGGCCTATGTATTCTCCTTTTCCAAGACACTGTGGTGTGGTTCCCCATGCCCTCTGTAGTTaccctttctttcctttctgaaTTTCCTCTGGAATAGTTACGGTACAGCCATATTAGTGTTATGCAAAAATGTTTGATCATTCTTTATGCTATTTTATGGTATGGTACTGCAATACCGTTACTATTACTTATAATAttaacaaatttttaaaaaattctcatAGATTTATGTTTCTCTtcaactgtttatttttggcaCAGATGTCAGCAACTTACAATGCTTTATTGTAAtgtacaaagaaaaagaaatcaagtTCTGATTTTCTTAGGAAACTTTAATGAAGACATAGAGCTTTGAAAAGACTAAGATACTTGGATGAAATCAAGCATTTAtgtcacacacattcacaaatggtGGAACACAGAGTCAACAACAGGGAACCAACAACAAACTGTACACCATTTAGGAAGGTACCTTAGTTACCTTTCACATGCTCTACACCAGCATTACAGCATAAAAACGGTTTCACATAATTTACTTTCAACccaagaacatttaaaacatgaacTGTCAGGGAATTCCTGAAGCGCTACATGCAAAGTAGCATTCATCCCAGAGGCAGTCCAGGCGTAAAACATGCTTCCAgtgtttaaattaaatctattatttttctttttttacaaaaggcTTTCAAACTCCTCTCTGTTCCTTTATTGTCCCCAGTCAACCTTCTCAACATACTCAGGCTCACTCAACATGGATCCTTCAGAAAGCAAATGACGACATGCTTTTGCCCAGACAGGCACCCGCACCCTCTGTATCTGAGCAGCCAGAAGTATACCTGCACGtatgaatgaaacaaataaatatgcccCCCTCCCTGTATGCCTACTCCTGGCAGCCAGCACTCACTGATATAAAATTGACAATACCTTTTCGTTtcttaattatgaataatttactACTAATTTATCGACATTCACCAACGAGAGACTTGGTTTTACTTTTCGGAAATGGCAGGGTTTTTATATAAACCCATGCACATACAAATGTCTAATTTCATTTTCTAATTGTTTACTCCGGAAATGAGAAGCAGGACTGTTATGTCATAGAGATCATGTTATACTAATGTTATTGGCCCCAGAGGGAAAaggttacttttttaaaaatcaaatatgaATTATAGCCAAATCTGTcctttaaaaaaggttttaaatacAATGTTATTTTCCAGGTGCCACAAGTACAATGCACACTCACTACACTATGTAACAAAAAACTTCTGTACAAATGTCTCTAGTTGTCAGTgttccctttaaataaaatatttccagaatattctgaatatttcatCACAGATATACCCACCATGGCTTGCTCTGAATACAGCATTTAGGATATTCAGAAAAGGACAACATTCAAATTTGGCTAAATTTCTAAAATGGTCGCATTGTTGAAAATACAGATCCTTACAGATCCTGTGTTTTATCTATGAAGTATGctaaagtatttattttgtttataagtATCTGGTATTTAATTTCTCAGATGAGATTTAAGATACAATTTTGTATTATCATTTATCTCTCAAAACCTTTGATGGATAGTAATGCTTTTGGGAGGCAAACATTCTTTccctgaattatttattattctaaatACAGTTTGTCAAAGAGGAATATATTATTTATCACATTTACAGTTTCAATaactgtgacaaaaaaaaacgtttacgGGAGGGAGGGGTTTCCTTTCCTGTCTGGCTCTGTATTGGCTGGCAGTAAACTACATTGTCCTGCTTATGTGATGTTTATATACTGACTGGTGCAGATGATACTGAGCTGGCCCTGGACTCCCGAGTTTTGCGGGTCGGTATGGTAACCACACAGCACGAGATGCCGACCGTGGCCTCCGgcagctcctcttcctcggtCCATTCGTTGAGATCGGGATTGTAAATCTGGACACATTTCTTGTACTTCTTCTCGATCTCATTCCAGCCTCCGAGGAGGTAGATCTTGCTGTCGAGGGTGCCGATGCCGGCCGTGCTCACCCCCGTGAGCAAGGGGGCGGTGTAGCTCCACTGCCCATTGTGAGGGTTGTAGCATTCAACCGCCAAGACATCCACCCTCTCCCCGCGGCCGCCAAGCTGGCTGCCGCCGAGGACGTAGGCACGGTCGGCGGCGCTGATGGCGCAGTGCCAGCCCCTTGGGGTGCTGAGGCTGTTCTTGTCCTGCCAGCTGTCGGTGGAGGGATCGTACGCGCACACAGAGCGCGAGTAGGCGTTGTTGATGTAGCCTCCTGTGACAAGGATTTTACCGTCGATTACCGTGCTGGCGTGGCAGCACCTGGCCACTTCCATGGAGGCTTTCATCTGCCACTGGTTGGAGGACGGCACGTAGCACTCAACCGAGGACTGGGGCCCCTCGGAGTTGCGGCCCCCGACAGCGAACAGCAGGCCGTTGAATGAGTTGAGGCTGAAGTGGGTACGCTTCTGGATCATGTTGGTCAAATGGATCCAGCTGTTGAATCTGGGATCATAtctgagaaacaaacaggaattgTTTGGTTTGTTTAGAGCAATGGCTCCCAAATTCAGTCCAGGAGGATccctggttttcattccaaccataaTACAActaaatttttacatttttttatgttttaaatgccCCATATACATATTATGCTATATTGCAAAAATCACATAATaagagataaaaaaagatttttaactaatcaaattaaagactgtgaATCAactatttgtgaaaatatggaCACATgaccactaaaactaaccatttagtagatttaaaattcaaagaaaagcaaatgataatgtaCCTACGTTGTGTTATCAAGCTTAAGGGAAGAATTATTAAAGAACTTAAACAcgtgttcaacaaccttaagTAAGCAGGAGATTACCTGGGATGGAAACCAGCATTACCCCAAACTGGTATTACCCCAGACCGAACTTGAGAATCACAGGTTAAGTGTGTATATTTTCATACCACCCAATGTAAAAGagtaaaagagtaaaaaaaaaaaaaaaaaggtcaatttAAAAATTTGGCCATGTTAGCAGAAGCAgagaaaatgaagacaaaagaaataggccagaaataaatgattaaatgccCTAACAAACCATGTGAAAACTCACCTGCAGAAATTGCTAACGGCGTGCTTAGCCTGGTTTCTGGCATCGTTCTGGTCTTCACCACCAGCGACATAGAGGAAGCCATCCAGGACAGCCACACACTGGTTAAAGCTCTTAGCAGGCATCTCGGTCAGCTTGTTCCAGATGCCGTCGGGGTCTCTGTAGAGGACGTCTTTGCTGAGGGACTTCTCTGTCAGAGCGGGACGCCCCCCCACCGTCAGTAAGACACGGAGGCCGCCACGGAGCTTCGTCCTCCTGGACTGCAGGATGTTCTGCTGATACGGCAGCAGGTGGTAATTCATGGCGTCCACGAGGAGCCGGTGGCACTCGTTGTCGTTCATCATTCGAGGCACGCTCTGCACGTGGTTCACGAGGTCCTGGGCGGAGATGGTGCCGAAGCGGATGTTGTTTAGCAGGTCAGCGGCGTACTTCAGCCTCTTCTCATCAAAGTCCAGCCACTTGATAGCGATCTGGAAGGCGGTGATCTCAGAGGGCAGCTGCAGGGAGTCGTCCATGAGGAAGTCGCTGATCTGCTCGTAGGTGAGCTTCAGGAACTGCTCCATCTCTGAGAACTCAATGAAGTTCTCCCTCATGAACTTCTGCGCGGCCTGCTTGGTGGTCTTGAGCCCGTAGGTGTCTGCGATGTTGGCCACGTACATGCAGTTCTCCACGGTAATCTCCTGCATCAGGAAGTCGCTGCACATCCTCACCAGACTCTGAATCTGAAGGAAAATTGCCGCCGCGATGGTGCTTCCAATGGTGTAGAGGGACAGGGTCAGCTTGCCCGAGTAT from Anguilla rostrata isolate EN2019 chromosome 18, ASM1855537v3, whole genome shotgun sequence includes the following:
- the klhl31 gene encoding kelch-like protein 31, with translation MAPKKNKTTKKIKGDISEMIVEDGPINKMNGLNTLLEGGNGFSCISTEVNDPAYCPNLLEGLNTMRQDSFLCDLTVATKTKTFSVHKVVMASCSEYIQNVLKKDSSIQHLDLNDLSPVGLATAITYAYSGKLTLSLYTIGSTIAAAIFLQIQSLVRMCSDFLMQEITVENCMYVANIADTYGLKTTKQAAQKFMRENFIEFSEMEQFLKLTYEQISDFLMDDSLQLPSEITAFQIAIKWLDFDEKRLKYAADLLNNIRFGTISAQDLVNHVQSVPRMMNDNECHRLLVDAMNYHLLPYQQNILQSRRTKLRGGLRVLLTVGGRPALTEKSLSKDVLYRDPDGIWNKLTEMPAKSFNQCVAVLDGFLYVAGGEDQNDARNQAKHAVSNFCRYDPRFNSWIHLTNMIQKRTHFSLNSFNGLLFAVGGRNSEGPQSSVECYVPSSNQWQMKASMEVARCCHASTVIDGKILVTGGYINNAYSRSVCAYDPSTDSWQDKNSLSTPRGWHCAISAADRAYVLGGSQLGGRGERVDVLAVECYNPHNGQWSYTAPLLTGVSTAGIGTLDSKIYLLGGWNEIEKKYKKCVQIYNPDLNEWTEEEELPEATVGISCCVVTIPTRKTRESRASSVSSAPVSI